In a single window of the Streptacidiphilus sp. P02-A3a genome:
- a CDS encoding discoidin domain-containing protein has translation MFLPRSRSGAASRFRRAAAGITAAALMAAAPLLALPATSAAAATTPGATVPFTEYLAQDAATNGTVLAPDYTVGTLASEATGRQAVQLIGQGKYVTFTLTAPANAVDFHYSIPDSVSGGGITAPLSLYVNGTYNQALSLTSQYSWEYGTQATETNTPTIGALGVSTGHDFYNDVRAMFSSTLPAGTKVTLQVDAADTSPWYVINTADFEQVAAPIAQPAGSINVTQAPYNVDNTGVTDVTTALQNAINAGESSGQTVYIPAGVYQISQQLFVNKVTIEGAGEWYTEMTGANVEFAGQIGNPSTNVNISNLSEYGNVNVRNDGDGEVNGINGGFSNSSFSNMWIQNTKVGAWIVGPSTNLTLTNMRIQDTTADGINFDGGVTDSTVSNSFLRNTQDDGLAIWSQNTADANDTFTQNTVDSPGVANNIGLYGGTDNTVTNNLLQDTVTRGGGINIGNRYSPTPLAGTTTITGNKLVRTGQFDPGWDYGVGAIWFWPQNESQDGTVNISNNEIDDSPYEAFQFQNSAPPVGAGVNTQGSSGNTITNVNLTNNTVNGVGTYVLQDQAPGSVSISGLVGSNVGVAGVMDCGSGLTITQGSGNSGWSTTACGMPATWPLIAYPSTTTFEQAAVGTATPAQKVTIMNSGSAAATLGTISASSGFTVTNDPSQPCGTSLDATTPTDSGNWCQVDVSFTAPASGITTGTLTIPTNQPGNPTVLQLVGSTGGTNVITPPTLSPTALSFGDEAVGSSTPAQTVTLTNPGATAITIGSIAVNNSSYTQTNTCGSTLAAGASCTVAVTFAPSAGGAQNATLAITNSGTSTPIGATLSGTGVTATTNLAAGAAFTASSSTGGFPPSNANDGNASTYWESTDGSFPQWLQADLGSTQAVGSLTLDLPPATSWATRTETLSVQGSNDGSTWTTLVGSAGYTFNPATGNTVGISLPSGTSDRYLRLNFTANTGWSAAQLSELEIFPGGSTSGGGGGSTTPSLSASTSGLTFAQQTVGSSSPTQTVSVTNGGSAAAAISKVATTGDFSQTNTCGSSLASGASCTVSVTFTPTATGNRTGSLTVASNDPASPLTVGLSGTGAAAGSVNLALGATLTASGSTQGYLPSNANDGNTSSYWESTDNAFPQWLQADLGSTQTLGSITLDLPPATAWSTRTETLSVQGSTDGSTWTTLVASAGYTFNPATGNTVSVNLPSGTSDRYLRLNFTGNTGWPAGQLSEFEIFS, from the coding sequence GTGTTCCTCCCACGCTCCCGCTCCGGAGCCGCCTCCCGATTCAGACGAGCGGCGGCGGGCATCACCGCCGCCGCCCTCATGGCCGCGGCCCCGCTGCTCGCCCTCCCGGCCACCTCGGCCGCGGCGGCGACCACCCCGGGGGCCACCGTCCCCTTCACCGAGTACCTGGCCCAGGACGCGGCCACCAACGGTACGGTGCTGGCCCCCGACTACACCGTCGGCACCCTGGCGTCGGAGGCGACCGGCCGCCAGGCCGTGCAGCTGATCGGCCAGGGCAAGTACGTGACCTTCACGCTCACCGCGCCCGCCAACGCGGTGGACTTCCACTACTCGATACCCGACTCGGTCAGCGGTGGCGGCATCACCGCGCCGCTCAGCCTGTACGTCAACGGCACCTACAACCAGGCGCTGTCGCTGACCTCGCAGTACAGCTGGGAGTACGGCACCCAGGCCACCGAGACCAACACGCCCACCATCGGCGCGCTGGGGGTGAGCACCGGACACGACTTCTACAACGACGTCCGGGCCATGTTCAGCAGCACGCTGCCGGCCGGCACCAAGGTCACGCTCCAGGTCGACGCGGCCGACACCTCCCCCTGGTACGTGATCAACACGGCCGACTTCGAGCAGGTCGCCGCCCCGATCGCGCAGCCGGCCGGATCGATCAACGTCACCCAGGCGCCCTACAACGTCGACAACACCGGCGTCACCGACGTCACCACGGCGCTGCAGAACGCCATCAACGCGGGTGAGTCCAGCGGGCAGACGGTCTACATCCCGGCCGGCGTCTACCAGATCAGCCAGCAGCTGTTCGTCAACAAGGTGACGATCGAGGGCGCGGGCGAGTGGTACACCGAGATGACCGGCGCGAACGTCGAGTTCGCCGGGCAGATCGGCAACCCCAGCACCAACGTCAACATCTCCAACCTGTCGGAGTACGGCAACGTCAACGTCCGCAACGACGGCGACGGCGAGGTGAACGGGATCAACGGAGGGTTCAGCAATTCGAGCTTCTCCAACATGTGGATCCAGAACACCAAGGTCGGCGCCTGGATCGTCGGTCCCTCCACCAACCTGACGCTGACGAACATGCGGATCCAGGACACCACCGCCGACGGCATCAACTTCGACGGCGGGGTGACCGACTCCACGGTCTCCAACAGCTTCCTGCGCAACACCCAGGACGACGGTCTGGCGATCTGGTCGCAGAACACCGCCGACGCCAACGACACCTTCACCCAGAACACGGTGGACTCGCCCGGAGTGGCCAACAACATCGGCCTCTACGGCGGCACCGACAACACGGTGACCAACAACCTGCTCCAGGACACGGTCACCCGTGGCGGCGGCATCAACATCGGCAACCGCTACAGCCCCACCCCGCTCGCCGGTACCACCACCATCACCGGCAACAAGCTGGTCCGCACCGGGCAGTTCGACCCGGGCTGGGACTACGGTGTCGGCGCCATCTGGTTCTGGCCGCAGAACGAGTCGCAGGACGGCACCGTCAACATCTCGAACAACGAGATCGACGACAGCCCCTATGAGGCGTTCCAGTTCCAGAACTCCGCCCCGCCGGTCGGCGCCGGGGTCAACACCCAGGGCAGCTCCGGCAACACCATCACCAACGTCAACCTGACCAACAACACCGTCAACGGCGTCGGCACCTACGTGCTACAGGACCAGGCCCCCGGCTCGGTCAGCATCTCCGGACTGGTCGGCAGCAACGTCGGCGTCGCCGGAGTCATGGACTGCGGCTCGGGTCTGACGATCACTCAGGGCAGCGGCAACTCCGGCTGGTCCACCACCGCCTGCGGGATGCCGGCCACCTGGCCGCTGATCGCCTACCCGTCCACCACCACCTTCGAGCAGGCCGCGGTGGGCACCGCCACCCCGGCCCAGAAGGTCACCATCATGAACTCCGGCAGCGCCGCGGCGACGCTGGGCACGATCTCCGCGAGCAGCGGCTTCACCGTGACCAACGACCCGTCCCAGCCCTGCGGGACCAGCCTGGACGCCACCACGCCGACCGACAGCGGGAACTGGTGCCAGGTCGACGTCAGCTTCACCGCCCCGGCGTCCGGGATCACCACCGGCACCCTGACCATCCCCACCAACCAGCCCGGCAACCCGACCGTGCTGCAACTGGTCGGCAGCACCGGCGGGACCAACGTGATCACCCCGCCGACCCTGTCGCCGACCGCGCTGTCCTTCGGTGACGAGGCCGTGGGCTCGTCCACCCCCGCCCAGACGGTCACCCTGACCAACCCGGGCGCGACGGCGATCACCATCGGCTCGATCGCGGTCAACAACTCCTCCTACACCCAGACCAACACCTGCGGCAGCACCCTCGCCGCCGGTGCCTCCTGCACCGTCGCGGTCACCTTCGCGCCCAGCGCGGGCGGTGCCCAGAACGCGACCCTGGCCATCACCAACAGCGGCACCAGCACCCCGATCGGGGCCACGCTGAGCGGCACCGGGGTCACCGCCACCACCAACCTGGCGGCCGGAGCGGCCTTCACCGCCAGCAGCAGCACCGGCGGCTTCCCGCCGTCGAACGCCAACGACGGCAACGCCAGCACCTACTGGGAGAGCACCGACGGCAGCTTCCCGCAGTGGCTGCAGGCCGACCTGGGCTCCACCCAGGCCGTCGGCTCGCTGACGCTCGACCTGCCGCCGGCCACCTCCTGGGCGACCCGCACCGAGACGCTGTCGGTGCAGGGCTCGAACGACGGCAGCACCTGGACCACGCTGGTCGGCTCGGCCGGGTACACCTTCAACCCGGCCACCGGCAACACCGTCGGCATCTCGCTGCCCAGCGGGACCAGCGACCGCTACCTGCGGCTGAACTTCACCGCCAACACCGGGTGGTCGGCCGCGCAGCTCTCCGAGCTGGAGATCTTCCCCGGTGGCAGCACCAGCGGCGGTGGCGGTGGCAGCACCACCCCCTCGCTGTCGGCGTCGACCTCCGGCCTGACCTTCGCCCAGCAGACGGTCGGCAGCTCCAGTCCGACCCAGACCGTGAGCGTCACCAACGGCGGCAGCGCGGCGGCGGCGATCAGCAAGGTCGCGACCACCGGTGACTTCAGCCAGACCAACACCTGCGGCAGCTCGCTGGCCTCGGGTGCCTCCTGCACGGTCTCGGTCACCTTCACCCCGACCGCGACCGGCAACCGCACCGGCAGTCTGACGGTGGCGTCCAACGACCCGGCCAGCCCGCTGACCGTGGGCCTGTCCGGCACCGGAGCGGCGGCGGGCAGCGTCAACCTGGCGCTGGGCGCGACCCTGACCGCCAGCGGCTCCACCCAGGGCTACCTTCCGTCGAACGCCAACGACGGCAACACCAGCAGCTACTGGGAGAGCACCGACAACGCGTTCCCGCAGTGGCTCCAGGCGGACCTCGGCTCGACCCAGACCCTGGGCTCGATCACCCTGGACCTGCCGCCGGCCACGGCGTGGTCCACCCGGACCGAGACGCTGTCGGTGCAGGGCTCGACCGACGGCAGCACCTGGACCACTCTGGTGGCCTCGGCCGGCTACACCTTCAACCCGGCGACCGGCAACACGGTCTCGGTCAACCTGCCCAGTGGCACCAGCGACCGCTACCTGCGGTTGAACTTCACCGGCAACACCGGCTGGCCCGCCGGACAGCTCTCCGAGTTCGAGATCTTCTCCTGA
- a CDS encoding carbohydrate ABC transporter permease has translation MSRSGGSALLRETRRNLTAHAFLIGAVLCFALFSWYPMIREFITSFQKVRGGQTTWVGWHNLNQIVHDPSFGVAWRNTGEFTLLALVFGYAMPFFVAVVLNELRHAKGYLRVVVYLPVMLPPVASLVMFQYFYNPQYGLFNDILHSLHLPTSTWLQNPSLAMLCVVIASTWMNMGSAVLIYLAALQGIPGELYEAAELDGAGLLRRIWHVTIPQTRLILSLMLLLQIVSTMQVFVEPFVLTGGQGVNNSTTTIVYLIYQYAFNFQNYGAASALGLVLLLVLAVFSALYVRVSRAAEQ, from the coding sequence ATGTCCCGGTCGGGCGGCAGCGCGCTACTGCGCGAGACGCGGCGCAACCTCACCGCCCACGCCTTCCTCATCGGCGCGGTGCTGTGCTTCGCGCTCTTCTCCTGGTACCCGATGATCCGGGAGTTCATCACCAGCTTCCAGAAGGTCAGGGGCGGCCAGACCACCTGGGTCGGCTGGCACAACCTCAACCAGATCGTGCACGACCCCAGCTTCGGCGTGGCCTGGCGCAACACCGGCGAGTTCACCCTGCTGGCGCTGGTCTTCGGCTACGCGATGCCGTTCTTCGTCGCGGTGGTGCTGAACGAGCTCCGCCACGCCAAGGGGTACCTGCGGGTGGTGGTCTACCTGCCGGTGATGCTCCCGCCGGTGGCCTCGCTGGTGATGTTCCAGTACTTCTACAACCCGCAGTACGGGCTGTTCAACGACATCCTGCACTCGCTGCACCTGCCCACCTCGACCTGGCTGCAGAACCCCTCGCTGGCGATGCTGTGCGTGGTGATCGCCTCCACCTGGATGAACATGGGCAGCGCGGTGCTGATCTACCTGGCCGCGCTCCAGGGCATCCCGGGCGAGCTGTACGAGGCCGCGGAACTCGACGGGGCCGGTCTGCTGCGCCGGATCTGGCACGTGACCATCCCGCAGACCCGGCTGATCCTGTCGCTGATGCTGCTGCTGCAGATCGTCTCCACGATGCAGGTCTTCGTCGAACCGTTCGTGCTCACCGGCGGCCAGGGGGTCAACAACTCCACCACCACCATCGTCTACCTGATCTACCAGTACGCCTTCAACTTCCAAAACTACGGTGCCGCCTCCGCCCTGGGCCTGGTCCTGCTGCTGGTGCTCGCCGTGTTCTCCGCCCTGTACGTGCGGGTCAGCCGCGCGGCCGAGCAGTAA
- a CDS encoding carbohydrate ABC transporter permease — protein sequence MASATVDSATRTLISQVQLNRRHGKAIYWTVLTVVLVVFSLVFIGPLYFMVTGGLKSTQEAIQSPPTLYPHHLHPSTYSTAWGELNLAQLLENTLLYAFGALAFQLVFDVAAAYALSKLRPIFGNAILGMMLATLMIPATVLVVPQYLTVLNLPIVHLNLLNSPWAIWLPSVTSAFNIFLLKRFFDSIPQDLLDAAAIDGAGPVRTLCSIVLPMSRPILAVVSIFAMVNVWKDFLWPLLAEPDPTKQTLNAGIYSLSQGVSENVLIAASAISAVPTIIFFLIFQRNILSGLTAGSLKG from the coding sequence GTGGCCTCCGCAACGGTCGACTCAGCCACCCGCACCCTGATCTCCCAGGTGCAACTCAACCGACGGCACGGCAAGGCCATCTACTGGACCGTGCTGACCGTCGTGCTGGTGGTGTTCAGCCTGGTCTTCATCGGGCCGCTCTACTTCATGGTCACCGGCGGACTCAAGTCCACCCAGGAGGCCATCCAGAGCCCGCCCACGCTCTACCCGCACCACCTGCACCCGAGCACGTACAGCACCGCCTGGGGCGAGCTCAACCTCGCCCAGCTGCTGGAGAACACGCTGCTGTACGCGTTCGGCGCGCTCGCCTTCCAGCTGGTCTTCGACGTCGCCGCCGCCTACGCGCTGTCCAAGCTGCGCCCGATCTTCGGCAACGCCATCCTCGGCATGATGCTGGCCACGCTGATGATCCCGGCCACGGTGCTGGTGGTTCCGCAGTACCTGACCGTGCTGAACCTGCCGATCGTGCACCTGAACCTGCTGAACTCGCCCTGGGCGATCTGGCTGCCCTCGGTCACCAGCGCCTTCAACATCTTCCTGCTGAAGCGGTTCTTCGACTCGATCCCGCAGGACCTGCTGGACGCCGCCGCCATCGACGGGGCCGGACCGGTACGCACCCTGTGCTCCATCGTGCTGCCGATGTCCCGGCCGATCCTGGCCGTGGTGTCGATCTTCGCCATGGTCAACGTGTGGAAGGACTTCCTCTGGCCGCTGCTGGCCGAGCCCGACCCCACCAAGCAGACCCTCAACGCCGGGATCTACTCGCTCTCGCAGGGCGTGTCCGAGAACGTGCTGATCGCGGCCTCGGCGATCTCCGCCGTGCCCACGATCATCTTCTTCCTGATCTTCCAACGGAACATCTTGTCCGGCCTCACCGCCGGCAGCCTCAAGGGCTGA
- a CDS encoding glycoside hydrolase family 13 protein, which yields METPTVSEPSAWWRGAAIYQVYVRSFADGNGDGVGDLAGVRSRLRYLADLGVDALWFNPWYPSPMADGGYDVTDYRSIDPAFGTLAEAEKLIAEALDLGIRTIIDIVPNHVSDTHRWFQQALAAGPGSPERARFWFRPGRGEQGELPPNDWPSQFGGSAWTRVTDPDGTPGEWYLHRFASPQPDLNWEHPEVRQEHEDVLRFWFDRGAAGVRIDSAAEVVKDPALPDFDPERDPHPYLDRDELHDIYRSWRRLADSYPQPRALIGEVWLPDPERFARYLRPDELHTAFNFGFLACPWDAYRLRDSITTTLAVHAPVGAPATWVLANHDITRTVTRYGRADTGFDFATKGHGIPTDRALGTRRARAAALLSLALPGSVYLYQGEELGLPEVEDIPADRIEDPMYHRTGGADPGRDGCRVPLPWSGAEPPYGFSAEPAHGEPWLPQPADWAGLGVAAESADPDSMLTLYREALRLRRAEPGLGDGPMRWLESAGQVLAFARGGAAEPGFACVVNLSTEDVPLPEHTGVLLASAPLAAGALPPDTAVWLRTT from the coding sequence ATGGAGACCCCGACCGTGTCTGAACCCTCGGCGTGGTGGCGAGGCGCCGCGATCTACCAGGTGTACGTGCGCAGCTTCGCCGACGGCAACGGCGACGGAGTCGGCGACCTGGCCGGCGTCCGCTCCCGGCTGCGCTACCTGGCCGACCTGGGCGTCGACGCCCTGTGGTTCAACCCCTGGTACCCCTCGCCGATGGCCGACGGCGGCTACGACGTCACCGACTACCGCAGCATCGACCCCGCCTTCGGCACCCTGGCCGAGGCCGAGAAGCTGATCGCCGAAGCGCTCGACCTGGGCATCCGGACCATCATCGACATCGTCCCGAACCATGTCTCGGACACCCACCGCTGGTTCCAGCAGGCGCTGGCGGCCGGTCCCGGATCGCCGGAACGCGCCCGCTTCTGGTTCCGGCCCGGGCGCGGCGAGCAGGGCGAACTGCCGCCCAACGACTGGCCCTCGCAGTTCGGCGGCTCCGCCTGGACCCGGGTCACCGACCCGGACGGCACGCCGGGGGAGTGGTACCTGCACCGCTTCGCCTCGCCGCAGCCCGACCTCAACTGGGAGCACCCCGAGGTCCGCCAGGAGCACGAGGACGTGCTGCGCTTCTGGTTCGACCGGGGCGCGGCCGGGGTCCGCATCGACTCCGCGGCCGAGGTGGTCAAGGACCCGGCGCTGCCCGACTTCGACCCCGAGCGCGACCCGCACCCCTACCTGGACCGCGACGAGCTGCACGACATCTACCGCTCCTGGCGGCGGCTCGCCGACTCCTACCCGCAGCCGCGCGCCCTGATCGGCGAGGTCTGGCTGCCCGACCCGGAGCGCTTCGCCCGCTACCTGCGCCCCGACGAGCTGCACACCGCCTTCAACTTCGGCTTCCTGGCCTGCCCCTGGGACGCCTACCGGCTGCGGGACTCGATCACCACCACGCTGGCCGTGCACGCGCCGGTCGGCGCCCCGGCCACCTGGGTGCTCGCCAACCACGACATCACCCGCACGGTCACCCGCTACGGCCGGGCCGACACCGGCTTCGACTTCGCCACCAAGGGCCACGGCATCCCCACCGACCGGGCGCTGGGCACCCGCCGCGCCCGCGCCGCCGCGCTGCTGTCACTGGCACTGCCCGGCTCGGTCTACCTCTACCAGGGCGAGGAGCTGGGGCTGCCCGAGGTCGAGGACATCCCGGCCGACCGGATCGAGGACCCGATGTACCACCGCACCGGCGGGGCCGACCCCGGCCGCGACGGCTGCCGGGTCCCGCTGCCCTGGTCCGGGGCCGAACCGCCGTACGGCTTCAGCGCCGAGCCCGCCCACGGCGAGCCCTGGCTGCCGCAGCCCGCCGACTGGGCCGGGCTGGGCGTCGCCGCCGAGAGTGCCGACCCGGACTCGATGCTGACCCTCTACCGGGAGGCGCTGCGGCTGCGCCGGGCCGAACCGGGCCTGGGCGACGGGCCGATGCGCTGGCTGGAGTCCGCCGGACAGGTCCTGGCCTTCGCCCGGGGCGGTGCGGCGGAGCCCGGCTTCGCCTGCGTGGTGAACCTCTCCACCGAGGACGTGCCGCTGCCCGAGCACACCGGCGTCCTGCTGGCCAGCGCCCCGCTCGCCGCGGGAGCGCTCCCCCCCGATACGGCGGTGTGGCTGCGGACCACCTGA
- a CDS encoding discoidin domain-containing protein has translation MSPSLRRTLAALASAALAATGLALASPPASATSAPAAAPAAVSADSAVSPVPGVGASLPFTEYLAADARSNGTRIGPDRTFTTVAAEAVGRTAVTLDHQGQYVEFTLSRAANSVDVRYSIPDSADGQGQDGSLGVYVGGSRIAGLATTSRYDDFYGSYPFTNNPADGTEHHYFDDSRVLLGRTLPAGTRVRVELGAPDPVVPTTVNLADFEQVAPPKAEPAGFISVTDPAYGADPTGKADATAAIQSAIDAAEASGKGVWLPPGTYAVTGHLIVDKVTMDGAGPWYSVLTGLGVGVYGNYAPDPSSAVHLADFAIFGQTTDRDDSAQVNGVGGAMGGGSTINDLWIQHTKVGMWFDGPFDGLTITDSRIQDTTADGINLHDGISHVTVSDTLVRNTGDDGLAMWSDQNADHDNTFTRDTVEVPVLANDIAVYGGHDNTVSDDLVTDTVTQGGGIHVANRFGSVPLSGTTTVTGDVALRTGVLDPNWQFGVGALWFWASDESMTGKIDVSDTLLLDNSYEGVQFISNPGMSISGVALDRVGILGSGTFAVQLQSPGSATFTDVTAAGLGAAGVYDCSSGFSITGTGNHGWSSSACGFPAPGPLTLTPSALAFTPTLAGTASAARTVTVSNPSTRPQHLASVTATGTFGESDDCPAWLAPGASCTATVRFTPSQAGDVTGLLTVSDGTPAGRYLVRLSGHGIASDGNLAEAQPMTASSALAGFPAANAADDNTDTYWESDDGAAFPQTLTVDLGSAQALGKVVLKLPTNPAWGQRTQNIQVLGSTDGTAFTGVVPAQDYVFDAVNSADTVTIALPAGTDYRYLRLSVADNSAWPAAQISEFQVYAP, from the coding sequence ATGTCCCCATCCCTGCGGCGGACGCTGGCCGCGCTCGCCTCGGCGGCGCTGGCCGCCACCGGGCTCGCGCTCGCGTCCCCGCCCGCGAGCGCGACGTCCGCACCCGCCGCCGCTCCCGCCGCCGTGTCGGCCGACTCGGCGGTCTCGCCGGTGCCCGGGGTCGGCGCGTCGCTGCCCTTCACCGAGTACCTGGCCGCCGACGCCCGCAGCAACGGCACCCGGATCGGCCCGGACCGGACCTTCACCACCGTCGCCGCCGAGGCCGTCGGCAGAACCGCGGTGACGCTCGACCACCAGGGCCAGTACGTCGAGTTCACCCTCAGCCGCGCGGCGAACTCGGTCGACGTCCGCTACAGCATCCCCGACTCCGCCGACGGTCAGGGCCAGGACGGCAGCCTGGGCGTGTACGTGGGCGGCAGCCGGATCGCCGGGCTGGCCACCACCTCCCGCTACGACGACTTCTACGGCTCCTACCCGTTCACCAACAACCCCGCCGACGGCACCGAGCACCACTACTTCGACGACTCCAGGGTGCTGCTCGGCCGCACCCTGCCCGCCGGGACCAGGGTCCGGGTCGAGCTGGGCGCGCCGGACCCGGTCGTGCCGACCACGGTCAACCTCGCGGACTTCGAGCAGGTCGCCCCGCCGAAGGCCGAACCGGCGGGGTTCATCAGCGTCACCGACCCCGCCTACGGGGCCGACCCGACCGGCAAGGCGGACGCCACCGCCGCCATCCAGAGCGCCATCGACGCGGCCGAGGCCAGCGGCAAGGGCGTGTGGCTGCCGCCGGGCACGTACGCGGTGACCGGCCACCTGATCGTGGACAAGGTCACCATGGACGGTGCCGGGCCCTGGTACAGCGTGCTCACCGGGCTGGGTGTCGGCGTCTACGGCAACTACGCGCCCGACCCGAGCAGCGCGGTCCACCTGGCCGACTTCGCGATCTTCGGGCAGACCACCGACCGCGACGACAGTGCGCAGGTCAACGGTGTCGGCGGGGCCATGGGCGGCGGCTCCACCATCAACGACCTGTGGATCCAGCACACCAAGGTCGGCATGTGGTTCGACGGCCCCTTCGACGGCCTGACCATCACCGACAGCAGGATCCAGGACACCACCGCCGACGGCATCAACCTGCACGACGGCATCAGCCACGTCACCGTCAGCGACACCCTGGTCCGCAACACCGGTGACGACGGCCTGGCCATGTGGTCCGACCAGAACGCCGACCACGACAACACCTTCACCCGGGACACGGTGGAGGTCCCGGTGCTGGCCAACGACATCGCCGTCTACGGCGGCCACGACAACACCGTCAGTGACGACCTGGTCACCGACACCGTCACCCAGGGCGGCGGCATCCACGTCGCCAACCGCTTCGGTTCGGTGCCGCTGTCCGGCACCACCACGGTCACCGGCGACGTGGCGCTGCGCACCGGCGTACTCGACCCGAACTGGCAGTTCGGCGTCGGCGCGCTCTGGTTCTGGGCCTCGGACGAGTCGATGACCGGGAAGATCGACGTCAGCGACACGCTGCTGCTGGACAACTCCTACGAGGGCGTGCAGTTCATCAGCAACCCGGGGATGAGCATCAGCGGCGTCGCCCTGGACCGGGTGGGCATCCTCGGCAGCGGCACCTTCGCGGTGCAGCTCCAGTCGCCGGGCTCGGCCACCTTCACCGATGTCACCGCCGCGGGACTGGGCGCGGCCGGGGTCTACGACTGCTCCTCGGGCTTCAGCATCACCGGTACCGGCAACCACGGCTGGAGCAGCAGCGCCTGCGGCTTCCCGGCCCCGGGGCCGCTGACCCTGACCCCGTCCGCGCTGGCCTTCACGCCGACCCTGGCCGGGACCGCGAGCGCGGCGCGGACGGTCACCGTCAGCAACCCGTCCACCCGCCCGCAGCACCTCGCCTCGGTCACCGCGACCGGTACCTTCGGCGAGTCCGACGACTGCCCGGCGTGGCTCGCCCCCGGCGCCTCCTGCACCGCGACCGTGCGGTTCACGCCCTCCCAGGCCGGTGACGTCACCGGCCTGCTGACCGTCTCCGACGGCACCCCGGCCGGACGCTACCTGGTGCGGCTCAGCGGCCACGGCATCGCCTCGGACGGCAACCTGGCCGAGGCCCAGCCGATGACCGCGAGCAGCGCGCTGGCGGGCTTCCCGGCGGCCAACGCCGCCGACGACAACACCGACACCTACTGGGAGAGCGACGACGGCGCGGCCTTCCCGCAGACCCTGACGGTGGACCTGGGCTCGGCCCAGGCCCTGGGCAAGGTGGTGCTCAAGCTCCCGACGAACCCGGCCTGGGGGCAGCGTACCCAGAACATCCAGGTCCTCGGCAGCACCGACGGCACCGCGTTCACCGGCGTGGTGCCCGCCCAGGACTACGTCTTCGACGCGGTCAACAGCGCCGACACGGTCACCATCGCGCTCCCGGCCGGCACCGACTACCGCTACCTGCGGCTGTCGGTCGCCGACAACAGCGCGTGGCCGGCGGCCCAGATCTCCGAGTTCCAGGTCTACGCTCCCTGA